From Melitaea cinxia chromosome 3, ilMelCinx1.1, whole genome shotgun sequence, one genomic window encodes:
- the LOC123669610 gene encoding venom serine carboxypeptidase-like has protein sequence MLLKSLIFTICIQQSLTLDQYSLPELPPGEAPEPIVTFMERTYRPARSRTGFDAGEPLLLTPLIEAKKIEEARRAAYVDPDSVLPGMDSYAGYLTVNKEYNANLWFWYFPVADKSVEETPWIIWLQGGPGASSLYGLFTEIGPFIVNNENRIEELKYSWGKNHSLLFIDNPVGTGFSFTDDDRGFATNQTTIGENLYTALQQFLTMFPELRKAPLTIAGESYAGKHIPSLGVQILWNRYQDEPINLNGLAIGNGFIDPQSLQRYSYFVREAGLVDDKVANSMNQLETAVVQFISSGEMLKAYAYYNYLLQLFLSESRLSNLYNYLQDDISLDGAYLDYIQRDEVRRALHVGNTNFTSIGVVYRKLVPDFMASAKPWVEELLENYKVMLYNGHLDIIVAYHPSVNTYDSLSFSGTSEFRSAKRRPWYHNGNLAGYFKMAGNLTEVMIRGAGHMVPADKPAASLGLISAFARGISLHEDTGNLVDVEKKSRSHRQP, from the exons ATGCTTCTAAAGAGCCTGATCTTTACGAt aTGCATTCAACAATCTTTAACTTTAGACCAGTACTCCCTCCCAGAATTACCTCCCGGGGAGGCGCCGGAACCAATAGTGACCTTCATGGAGAGGACATACCGACCTGCCCGTAGTCGGACAGGATTTGATGCCGGTGAACCTTTACTCCTGACACCTTTGATAGaagcaaaaaaaattgaagaagcAAGACGCGCCGCTTATGTTGACCCAGATTCTGTGCTGCCCGGGATGGACAGCTATGCTGGTTATTTGAct GTAAACAAAGAATACAATGCGAACCTCTGGTTTTGGTACTTCCCAGTAGCCGACAAATCAGTCGAAGAAACTCCGTGGATTATTTGGCTTCAAGGCGGTCCAGGAGCATCATCACTGTACGGCCTTTTTACTGAAATAGGACCTTTCATTGTCAATAACGAGAACCGTATTGAAG aACTAAAATATTCGTGGGGCAAGAATCATTCACTGCTGTTTATCGACAACCCCGTTGGTACTGGCTTTAGTTTTACTGATGACGACCGCGGCTTCGCGACTAACCAGACAACG atCGGAGAGAACCTCTACACAGCTCTACAACAGTTCCTGACGATGTTCCCGGAATTACGGAAAGCGCCTTTGACTATAGCGGGTGAATCGTACGCTGGGAAACATATTCCTTCGCTTGGCGTGCAAATACTATGGAACAGATATCAAGACGAGcctattaatttaaat GGTCTTGCAATAGGAAATGGGTTCATTGACCCGCAGTCCTTGCAAAGATACAGCTACTTCGTGCGCGAAGCCGGTCTCGTTGACGATAAAGTTGCCAATTCTATGAACCAACTCGAGACAGCTGTCGTGCAGTTCATAAGCTCCGGTGAAATGTTAAAAGCTTATGCT TACTACAACTACCTGTTACAATTATTTCTTTCGGAATCAAGACTGAGTAACTTGTACAACTATCTCCAAGATGATATTAGTCTGGATGGCGCGTATCTCGACTACATACAAAGGGACGAAGTGAGGCGCGCATTACATGTAGGAAATACAAACTTTACGTCAATTGGTGTCGTGTATAGGAAACTGGTACCCGACTTCATGGCTAGCGCGAAGCCTTGGGTCGAAGAACTGCTGGAAAATTACAAAGTTATGCTATACAA TGGACATTTAGATATCATCGTTGCCTACCATCCTTCAGTAAACACATACGACTCTTTGTCATTTTCTGGAACATCAGAATTCAGAAGTGCTAAGCGAAGACCTTGGTACCACAACGGAAACTTGGCTGG GTATTTCAAAATGGCCGGTAACCTGACAGAGGTAATGATCCGTGGAGCCGGACACATGGTACCCGCTGACAAACCAGCAGCTAGTCTCGGTCTCATATCAGCCTTCGCCCGTGGTATCTCTCTCCACGAAGACACTGGAAACCTTGTAGACGTCGAAAAAAAGTCGCGAAGTCATCGGCAGCCCTAG
- the LOC123668074 gene encoding probable serine carboxypeptidase CPVL, translating into MRENEQTKLSDVEWLPSPMAFREMMSTLDLIKKVIPHVFIVEPNCQNCKILTRLIKHGYAERARELSIVNDAYFLGVKSYAGFITVKPQHNSNLFFWFFPKASLPTESVPWIIWLQGGPGFSSMKGLFDLIGPFQIVDGRVTPRNVTWAKDYSLLFLDNPVGAGFSFTDDDRGYTNNEDDVGKQMYEFLQQFLQMFPELRQTPLFIAGESYAGKYVPALGIQIHRQRNIDPINLKGIIIGNGLIDPRSMMHYSDLCRALGIISDEKIHMIQQMEKDIVYLIDTKDMINAANLFNATIEMIKKESGVSVYNIEKNPDNSAPYFERFLSNPKVRELIHVGNASFNFNNQVVYEKMLPDIMNSTKPWLEELLEYYAVLCYNGQLDVILAYSLSKHTYSLLDWSRRLEYDRAPRRQIRKTINDAVIGYKKSGGNFVEVLIRNAGHATMVEQPEATKFIINNFIDEFK; encoded by the exons atgcggGAAAACGAGCAGACGAAGCTATCTGATGTTGAatggctaccgtcgcccatggcctttagagaaatgATGTCTACACTCGACCTCATAAagaaggtcattccaca cGTCTTCATCGTTGAACCAAATTGCCagaattgtaaaatattaacacGTTTAATAAAGCATGGATACGCAGAAAGAGCCCGTGAGCTTTCTATAGTAAATGATGCATATTTCCTTGGAGTTAAGAGCTACGCAGGCTTTATTACGGTCAAGCCACAACATAATTCCAACCTTTTCTTCTGGTTCTTCCCAAAAGCTAGCCTGCCAACCGAATCTGTTCCTTGGATTATTTGGCTTCAAGGTGGTCCAGGGTTCTCTTCAATGAAAGGTTTATTCGATCTTATTGGGCCGTTTCAGATCGTAGACGGTAGAG tcacACCTAGAAACGTAACATGGGCAAAAGATTATTCGTTACTGTTCTTGGACAACCCAGTGGGGGCAGGATTCAGTTTTACTGATGATGATCGTGGTTATACTAATAATGAGGATGAT GTTGGCAAGCAAATGTACGAGTTTTTGCAGCAATTCCTGCAAATGTTCCCAGAGTTGCGACAAACACCATTATTCATAGCTGGCGAATCCTATGCCGGAAAATACGTTCCAGCATTAGGCATACAAATTCATCGACAAAGGAATATCGATCCTATTAACTTAAAG GGCATAATAATCGGTAACGGTTTGATCGATCCGCGATCTATGATGCATTATAGCGATCTTTGCAGAGCTTTAGGGATTATAAGCGATGAGAAGATTCATATGATACAGCAAATGGAAAAGGATATCGTTTATTTGATCGACACGAAAGATATGATCAACGCTGCAAAT CTATTTAACGCTACGATagaaatgataaaaaaagaaagcGGAGTCAGCGTGTATAATATTGAGAAAAACCCAGATAATTCTGCGCCATATTTCGAAAGATTTCTATCCAATCCCAAAGTAAGGGAGTTGATCCATGTTGGCAATGCGAGTTTCAATTTTAACAATCAAGTGGTCTATGAGAAAATGTTGCCAGATATTATGAACTCAACAAAACCTTGGCTTGAGGAGTTGTTGGAGTATTATGCGGTTTTATGCTATAA TGGTCAACTGGATGTGATCCTTGCCTACAGTTTATCGAAGCACACTTACTCCTTATTAGATTGGTCGCGTCGCTTAGAGTATGACAGAGCACCGCGGCGTCAAATACGCAAGACAATTAATGACGCTGTTATTGG GTATAAGAAAAGCGGCGGTAACTTCGTCGAGGTGCTGATTCGTAACGCAGGACATGCTACAATGGTCGAACAACCGGAGGCTACGAAGTtcataatcaataattttattgacgaATTCAAATAA